From the Candidatus Effluviviaceae Genus V sp. genome, the window GCCGGAGACCGATGCCGGCGCCGGCGAGGACGCTGCCGAGGCGACTGCCGACGACAAGAAGTAGCGGGACCGGCCATGGCGACGACGGGCAACCCGCTTCGGATCTACACGCTCGACGACCTCCCCCCGGAGGTCGTCGCGGTGACGTTCGCCCGGACGTCGCGGTCCCCCGAGTCCTTCGATGAGATCGCCCGCGAGCTGACCGAGGAGTCCTCCTCCCGCTTTCACGAGAAATGGGTCGTCGGCTACGGACATTCGTCCGTCGCCGAGCACGCGGTGCTCTCCATCGCCGTCGAGAACGTCTCGATCCTCGGGGCGAAGATCATCGAGGACAACCGTCTCTCGTCGTTCACGGAGAAGTCGACGCGCTACCAGGTCATGTCCTCCGACAACTACTACACGCCGTCCGTTTTCTCAGAGGACGCCGCGGGGGAGATCTACCGCGCCGCCGTCAGGGACCTCTACGATACCTACGAGGCGCTTCTCCCGGACGCACGCCGTTTCGCCGAGGAGAAGTACGGATGTCCCTCGTGGCGTGAGCGGGGCGTGACGCCCGGCGGGAAGGCCTGCGACACCGTCAGAGGGCTGCTGCCGGCGGCCGCCAAGACGAATCTCGGCTGGACCGTGAACGCGCGCAGCCTGCGGCACGCCGTGGTCAAGCTGGGTTCGCATCCGCTCGAGGAAATGCGCGACCTCGCGGAGGGTCTCACCCGGGTCGCCGGCGAGCGGGTCCCGACGCTGCTGCGCTACACGGAGCCCTCGCCGTACCTGTCCGGTTGGGAGGAGAGGGTCGGCGAGCTGGTTCCCGACGGCGGCGCGAGGACGTCCACCGAGAACGGCGACGGATCGTCGGTCCGTCTCGTGGAGCACGACCCGGCCGGTGAGCGGGCCGTTCTCAGGGCGATTCTCTTCCGTGCCGGAGGCTCGTCGTACGACGACTTGAGGCGCGGCGTCGACGGCTGGTCGCGCGAGCGCGTGAGTGCAGCCCTCGAAGAGGCGCTTCGCGGCGTCGGGGACCATGAGGCCCCGGTGAGGGAACTCGAAGCGACGACCTACACCTTCGAGATCACCTGCGATTTCGGCGCGTACCGCGACGTGCAGCGGCATCGCATGGCGACGCAGACACGCCAGCCTCTCACTGCGGAGCTGGGATACGTGATTCCTGATGACGCGCGCGAGGCGGGCGTGGCGGCTCCCATGACCGAGGGTCTCGAGCGTGTCCGCGACGCCTGGCGGGCGCTCCGGGAGGTCGACGGGACCGCGGCGCAGTACGTCGTGCCGCTCGCCTACAGGGTCCGTTTCCTCATGAGCATGAACCTGCGGGAAGCGTACATCTTCTGCCGGCTGCGCTCCCGCGTCCAGGGTCACGAATCGTACCGCCGGATCGCGTGGGCGGTCAGGGACGAGATCGAGCGGGTGCATCCTATGCTCGGCCGGCTGATTCCGGTCGACCGTCAGACCGCCGGGTCGGCGCTCGTCGAGAAGGAGGTCGAGCGATGACGCGTCCAGGCGACAGCGGGCCGAAGAAGGAGGCCCGGCAGACACACGCCACGCCGGAGGCCCGCGGGGAATCCTACGATTCGCCGATCAGCGGTTTCGGCGAGCAGCCCTCCCCGGGAGGCAAGGTCCACTACGGCGGACAGGCGGTCATCGAGGGCGTGATGATGCGCGGACCGACCAAGGTCGCCACGGCGGTCCGGCTGCCCTCCGGCGGGATTGCTGTACACGCGGAGCCCTTCGTCTCGTTCTCGAGGAAGAACAGACTTCTCAGACTGCCGGTCGTCCGCGGCGGCCTGACGCTCATCGAATCGCTGCAGCTGGGCCTGAAGTCGCTCAACTACTCGGCCGGCGTCGCCATGGAGGCGGCGGAGGACGAGGCGCGGGAGGGCGACGTCGCGGAGACGGGCGAGACCGCCGGTGCCGGCGCGGACGACCATCAGCGCGGCGCCGCGAACGACCCGGAGCCCGGTCAGTGGAAGACGACGGCCGCGCTCACCGGCACGATGGTGTTCGCTCTCGCGCTCGGCGTGCTCTTCTTCTTCTACATCCCGCTCGTGCTCACGGACTTCATCATGGTCCGGACCGGGCTCGAGGGCAGCGTTCTTTTCAACCTGATCGACGGTGTCATCCGCGTCGCTTTCTTCCTGGCGTACATCTGGAGCATCTCGCTCTGGAAGGAGATGCGGCGCGTCTTCGAGTACCACGGGGCCGAGCACAAGACGATCTTCATGGAGGAGGCCGGCGACGAGCTGACGCCGGAGAACGCGAAGAAGTACGTGACGAAGCACCCGCGCTGCGGCACGAGCTTCCTGCTCATCGTGATGGTGGTCAGCATCCTCGTGTTCATGCTGACCGGCCGTCCGCAGACGATCGTGCACCGGCTGGCGCGGCTGCTTCTGATACCGGTCATCGCGGGTATCTCCTACGAGATCATGAAGCTGTCGGCGAAGCGCGCGGGAACGTGGTGGGCAAGACTGCTCTCGGCGCCCGGCGTGTGGCTTCAGAACATCACCACGAAGGAGCCCTCCGACGACCAGGTCGAGGTGGCGATCGCCGCGCTCGAGGCCGCGAGGGTGGAGGAACCCGATGCTTGAGAAGCTCGACTCACTCAAGGCCCGGTACGAGGAGCTCAACAAGCTGCTCTCCGACCCCGATGTCCTGAAGGACCACAACCTTCTGAAGAAGTACTCGAAGGAGCGCGCCGGACTCGAGGAGGTCGTGACGACCTACGACGAGTACCGGGGCGTGCTGGACGATATGGCCGCCGCGAAGGAGATGATCGAGGAGGCGAAGGACAA encodes:
- a CDS encoding DUF1385 domain-containing protein — encoded protein: MTRPGDSGPKKEARQTHATPEARGESYDSPISGFGEQPSPGGKVHYGGQAVIEGVMMRGPTKVATAVRLPSGGIAVHAEPFVSFSRKNRLLRLPVVRGGLTLIESLQLGLKSLNYSAGVAMEAAEDEAREGDVAETGETAGAGADDHQRGAANDPEPGQWKTTAALTGTMVFALALGVLFFFYIPLVLTDFIMVRTGLEGSVLFNLIDGVIRVAFFLAYIWSISLWKEMRRVFEYHGAEHKTIFMEEAGDELTPENAKKYVTKHPRCGTSFLLIVMVVSILVFMLTGRPQTIVHRLARLLLIPVIAGISYEIMKLSAKRAGTWWARLLSAPGVWLQNITTKEPSDDQVEVAIAALEAARVEEPDA